AGTTTTGGAACTGAACATGTCTGGAGAAGTGAAATCTCTTTAATACCTGCACATAATATAAGTGCATGCCATCATTCATTCCGCGGAAGACAGTTCAGAGGCAAATTACAGAGAAAAATAAAGGCTTGTTTTGTTGTGCCACTGGGATCCAGAGCCAATTCTTGACTTGCATGCCTGTTTTCCAAGTGGGAAAGATATACACGAAAGAACACACAGACTTCTTGAAACAGCTTTGTAGGAAACTTGGTTTTGTTTATGGATGAAAAGTAGCCTTTTCTAATTTGATAACTGAAGCTACAGCCAATCTCTGTTACTGTATTTTTATCTCTTTAAGAAACTTAAAGTGTTTACACAGTTTTGTTTCCATTCTGTTTCACAGCTCCTCTGAAAAGCTAAGCTGGACTGGATATGTTCTAAAGCTTTATGGCAGAGTAATGGTTTGAACTCAAGGCTGATGGcctatcccagcctttctcaactcttttgccatggagaaacccctgaaacacaatcgtgcagaatgtggttgggaaccatagctgtgtaaatgcccacctggggccccttgcATTCACACtccctccaggttcatcattggccattctaggagggggggcagggtgacatgaccataagtggtcatatcacccaataaatttatatatacctaaaattaactcccacccattcaagaaacccttccagggccattaagaaaccccagggttgagaaagactggcttgACCActgaaccacactggctctacatTGTGTCAGAATGGCTGAGTAGAACTTCTGTGTTGTGATGAAGTAACTATGAATACCAGTGCTAGTGGCAAATCCAAGGGAGGCTTTGGGCCCTGTGCCTGGCCTGTAGGCCTTCTGGTGGACCAATGCTGGACCAGATGTGCTTTCAGTCTGATCCAGTGGGACTGCTCTCATATTCTAAAAGTCAGCTGAGGATATCTGGGGCTgagtggagatctgaacctggAATCCCTTGTTTAAGCCCTACAATCaaactacactggctctcagtaactTCCTTGATTCTTCCAGCAATTGGTGTAGGAACATTTAGTGTCTGATGTCTTTGACCTTTTTGCAGAGAAACACACAGCAGGAATTTCCACTACTCAGGGGTCCACTGGGAGGataatatagaaattaaataagaaTAGAAATATTTGCTGACTGAGAATTCTGCTGATATATGACAATCAATACAAATATactgcaggaccagaaccagtgatAAGAGATTATAGAAGTATTTAccccctgttgaaaattgtaaaagAATTTTCTGTACAACTGTGTACCTATATATCGACCTTTGAAGAAGATTTGTATGATCAAAGCGCATTAGATCTGAACTTGTTGGCTTTAGTATAGTACACGCTGAGATGCTTTACATGTGCCCAACAGAtaagattcttttttaaaaacttggatctctgataataaattatttatatttttctatgtactgttttatccctaacctctgtgatccctccaaagcaggggtagtcaaactgcggccctccagatatccacggactacaattcccatgaaaattgtagtccatggacatctggagggccgcagtttgactacccctgctccaaagcacccattttcttaaTGGGAAGGGATCTTTGTAGTGTGGAAATCTGCTGTAATTGTGGGAGGACTCCAAGCCTCACTGGAATGTTGGCAACCCACATATGagctcatgcccccccccaataaatgccttgttcttcttttcctttccatgCACCAGCTGCACCCATTCTTGTGTTGCTCCCTCAGTGGCGAGCATCACGCAGCAATCCTGTGGCAAGCATCATGGAGCTTACATTACTCTCTATTTTTAGAACTCTTGCATTCGTTGATGCTGTCTGAGTCATCTCTGCTACTGCTGTGAGGATGTTTTGGCATTACATGCAGCACATGAGGCCAGTGACATCATTGAGTCACACAGCTGTCTCTGCTCACAGTGACTGACTAACCTTTCAGTGAAATCTGGATTTTCTGTAAAAAAAGATACATTCCTGACACACCCTTTGCTCAGCTTATGTGGAATATTTTGCAAGAGGATATCGGATGAGCTAAGTTACTgttacctagggttgccagacagtAGTTGGCAACTAGCAGGGGGCAGGGGCACCATCAATGCAACAGTGTTTTTTCACTTCCAGGGGGAACCCGGAAGTTGCACCCCgctgctctaggaatcaccaataCTCTTATGTAAAACCATTCCTAGATTACTATGATATCATTTCTGGATTTCCCCTGGAAGTCATGTAACACTTTTGCACTGAAGAGAAGTTAGTTTTTCCCTCCCACCTGCTTTTGAAACAGCAGTGGATGCTTGGAGCTGAAGGCGGGAGATTTCTTGTCCACAGTAAGTAAATGGTATTTCTCATTGCAGACTAGGAAAACCTCCAAGCAGAAACTGGTATTCCTGTCATTTCTGTTAATGCTCAAACCTGCATGAATCCCTCAGTCATATTTAACTTTGCCCAAATATTGATTTTTAGTAGTTTGCATGGGGCTGAAAAAAGCGTGGGATTTGTAATAACTGGAACAATAGAAACAGGATTGCAGTAGCTTGCTCATTCCATGGTGTTTCAGGGGAAACTTCCATATAAAATGAGCAATGGGCATGTCACAAGCacattgttttcttcaggaaaaccAGGCTCGAAATATTACTGCAACTGTGAGTCATTGCCTAATCAGCCTGCAAGTTCAGAGGCACAGGTATGATTCAGGAATACATCCAGTTTGTGCACAGCTCggtgtagtggcctctaatctggtgagccatgtccGCTAAtcctattccccactcctcctcacacagccagatgggtgatattgggccagtcaccgttctctcagagctctctcagcctcacctacctcatgggatgtatgttatggggagaggaagggaaggagagtgtAAACCatgttgagattcctttgggtagtgaaaagcagagtataaaactgACTCTTATTCAGTTTAACATAGAGAAGGTCCCCAGTAACTTTCCAAAAAAGGGAGAATTCGTGAGCATCCCATCTTGGTGGTGGTTTCAGGGTCATTTTCCTGCCTGCCTTTACTGAGAAAACATCTGGACCCTTTTGGAGTTTGTGAGGTGGGTCCAGAGACTAAGGAGACTTTATCGTCCACATAATACAGCTTTCTGCTGAATACTCTACTTTTGTCCTGcaatttttattgagtttttTGCCGCATTATATGGTTGCATTCTTTTGTAATCTGTCTTGTCTTGATGAAAAAGACGTACGAGAAatgcagataattttttaaaaagttttgcagTGTAATGTAGCAATCAGCTAGAGGTGGCAGGGATGAATGATGATGTGCCAATTGCATGACATCACTCATCACTTCTGGTGAAtattcagaagtgatgtcacatcactgtggcatgatgctctaggatttgggggaaaaaatctctggttttaccatagagttttgggtaaATCCAAGAGTGTCACATTGACAAAGTGATATCCAGAAATGATGCTGTACCATAGCCATGCCTACaatgccatttttttttgcaattttcaCCCCTACTGAGGGGAGGTGTGTAATGAAGAGACATACTGGGAGGTCTTCCTAGGCTGCTGTGATAATTTTAttgaacttcttttttttttagttctcatTAAACGTTGCAAAAATGTCCAGCTGTGTGCCCATCGTTTCCCCAGAGGATCTGGAGAGGATCACCCTGACTAGGACAGGGTTTGGTTTCATTCTCAAAGCTTTCCACACACTTCAGAATGCTGATGTGATCCTGAAGCTGCTGACTTCCAAGAACACAACAGACAGGTGAGTTTCCTGGAGGAGACGAGGGAATGGCAACGGCTCCTTATTGAATCAAGCAACTGAGTACAATTAAAATCTCAAACTGAGTTTACTGCAGATCTTAAACAGGCATAACAACTACTGCCTAGAACTTACAGATCTCCTCCCTCCTAACTCTTGTGTATGGTGGCTATTGTATTCAAGAACACAAAAGATGTTGAAATGAATATGAACTGTGCGCAAGCTGCTTTAAATTGGCGGGAGCATGCACAACATTTTAtatgtatcccacttttctccaaaGAGTACCCAAAGCGATTTAcaagaaaatataaaaatcagTGCAGATCAAAGAAGCAAACCAAAAATCAGAAGAATACATCTCACGGTAGTCTTGTATTTGTTGCCTCTGAAGTCAACTGAAGTCACAGGCTGGGAGCCACGATACCAAGAGCTCTTTCACTCTTGCCCAAGGACTCTCACCTCTGCCCTGCAGAAGCTTTATGAAACAGGAAGGGGAGAAGCAGACTTCAACAAAaatgttcttcctcttcttcctctcttagTGAGGTTGTAGGGAAGTGAAGAGATACAGCTTGAACAGTGGTATAAGTAGGGTTGCTATTCTGCTGGAGGCAGGGGATGCCCTGGCCTACCTACCCCTACTGCTGATCAGCTGCCCAGCAGGGGGATTTACATGGGGCAGGAGGAAGACTCAAACTACGTTGCCAGCAATGTGGTAACATTGGTtgtgcaccagaagtgatgccatcaagGCCGTGATGTCTGGGCAACCCTCTGGTATCTGGGTAAAAACTAGGGTAGAAGCCATTTCTGCCATAGAGTTCTTTGCCAGGCCTTCTAAGGTTCCTGAAAGGATGAACCTGCAGCTTTTTATACATCAAACATTTACCACTGAAAAATGGATcgtcctatttttaaaaaaatccatgttGGAGTCTAAGGGCATTCCTGCTGatgagaaagggaagaggggCCCCTTTGAACAATCAAAAGGACTGTTTTGGAGACTGTGAATCATGTAAACAAAAGATATATGTGAATCAGGCAagtggtccagcatcctgattcCAGCAGTGTCCAACTGGTTGACCTGTAGGTCCAACCTAAAAAAAGCACAGAGGACAAGGCATTCTACTGATATAGAAGGTCTGTTGCCTGCCTCTTAATATGGAGGCTGTCACCTGCTTGATGGAGGGCTTGATAGAGAGATCTATCTCAAATACAAAGTTTGTTTTGGCTTTGTTTTGGCATTATTTCTTCATGGGAAGGGATCTCTGTTTTGTTACTCAACTTAAGTTCTGAACTATCTTTTTGCCTGAGAGTCAGCCCCTAAGGTGACTCACAACAATTCCATATTAAAAATAACCTTTTTTCCCAGTATAGGACCACAGTTcccttgcattttttaaattttttgagAAGTGTACATATGAGACATATCTGCTATTTCCTCATGCTACAAATTGTTCGGATACCCCcaccattttaatgttattatCCGGATATGTTTCTTCCTGGTCCTGTTATAAGGGGATCACCTATACCTCTTAATGTGTTGGCAGAGACTTGAAGGCACTGCTTGAAGATGTAGCTGGCATCCGGCATGTTCACTGTGAAAGGCTCATGCCTCCCATTGGTATCTACCAGTTCCAAGGACTTCTTGGGGTTGTTTCTGAATGGATGCACAACGGATCGCTCCATTCCCTCATCCATGAGgtaggcaagagagagagagatccatctgTTTTTCATATGCAAATAATTAAGGTGGTGGGATGCACTGAGGGCTTTTTCCCAAGTAAAAATACATTATGTATGGCCAAACATTTCCCATCCAGAGCATTAAATTTAATATTGTTATGTTATGTgtggttggttttttttaaaatgacttgATTAAAAACTTTGGAATAAGGCAAGCTAGGAACACAGAATAGAATTGGAGCTTTAACACAGAAATTAATCTattgtttcaattttttaaaagcatgaatTGTATCTGGATTTGCCTCTTCCTCTGAGCATAAGGATCCTGACAGATGTGGCTGAGGGCCTCAGCCATCTCCACAGTTTGGAGCCTCCCATCCTTCACCACAGCCTGAAACCTTCCAATGTCCTCCTAGATCTAGAATACAGAGCTAAGGTGGGTCTTTTAATAAAAATACCCCATTCCCACCAGTTCtgcctggtggtggaaagtactctCAAATTGATaccaacagaggtggtttgccatgacctgactctgtgtagcaaccctggacttcctcggtcatctcccacccaaatactatccAGAGCTGATCCTGCTTAACTCCTGAGATCTAACAAttctgagctagcctgggccatccaggtcaggcctcCATTTCCTTGTAGCTTACaacaaaatgcatttaaaagAAAGCTCTGAGACCAAGGTGAGGTCAGACTGGTTGAGCTTTGCTAGTGACAGACTTACTCCTTAAAGTGGTTCCTTTCTTTGATTCCAGATATCAGATTACAGCCTCCCAACCTGGAGAAGGCAGCAGTTAAGATCTGTCCGACAGAACTGCAATGACAGAAGTTGTTGGGATTTgctctacctgtcccccgaaATTATCCAAGGAGGCAGCTTCTCACGGGAAGGTGATATTTACAGGTGAGTTGGATTGCTTTTCTTTCAAAGCAGAATTTTATCACTTGAAACTTCTAAGCTTGAAAGGGGTTTGGCGTTGCCATCTTGTCTCTATATGAAGCTGTTTTACTATGTAGTGGACTAGCCAGGATATTTATTGTCATATGGACATGCACACATTAAACTCTCTTATACTGAATCGGACTGTctgtccatcaaaatcagtattgtcagctcagactggcagtggagaTCCAAGTTCTTACCTACTACGTGATTCTTTTGAAGtggagatgcccaggattgaacctgtgatcttctgcatgccagacaGATGCTCCTTTCCTTCTAGCAGCAGTTTACCAAGTTCTAGGGCAACTTACTCAACAAGCCAGATCCTGGAAAATTACTGCTAAATAGTGAATGTGGCTTGGATGTgtgcagggaaagggagggggggctacatcttccccacccactctcccaaGTTGTTTGCATAATGAGAGCAAGAACACTACTTGCTATGTGTTTCTACCAAAACAGAAGTTTATCAGTTACAAGAAATACAGGTGCAACATGGAAATGATATCTTAGACTTATGAATTTGCTGAGATAATAGACCCCAAAGTAACACATGTTTTTGTCCTGATATTTACACTTAGCTTTGGAATGACGTGTTGGGAAACTCTAAGCAGACAGAAGCCATTGGAAGGTAAGCATCTGTGTGTATCTTCTGagcatttccttttatttctctACCCCTTGTGgagcttttttctttgtttctttctgttttggTGCTTTCTTGAATATAATTATGCTTATAGAAGGAGCACCTTTTGAAATATCCCTGCTCTTTTACAAACATGTCCTGTTATCACTCAGTTTTGGGGTGAGCGAGTCTGCTGTGCATTTCCACAGAGGCACTGGTGTGATGCATCTTATTGGATTTCCTGTTGGAGAACTTCCAAAAAAGTTATGCTTTGCAGGGACTTCTGAATTCTATTAATCTACTTCACATGGTTTGAGGAAAAGCCCTGAAGGACCAAGACAGAGCTTAACAGACCAGTTCACAATCAGGCAGAGGCTGTGTTGCCACCATTGAGAAAAAAAGAGGGAGCAGTTCATCTTGCTTCTCTCCATAGTACTCCAGGGGGTGACCCTTTCTTTAAAATATCTGTTGTTTTATATTGGAGAGTTAAGATAGGATGTTTCATATTTGTGCATGTACAAGTAAGCTTTTAAGGTGGCAGCACAGCTATTAACTTTGTAGCAGATTCCCAGAGAACATCAGCTGCTATCAGTTCTATCCAACTCCAGATCAAAAACACCCAGCTCCAGATTTGACTTGCAGCTTCTCCTGTTACCGTGATGGGGAGAACAATTGTTGGAGACACCGCCCTTCGGGTCCTCCATCTGCAGCCATGAGCAAGGGACCCGATGGGATAAGAAATGGGcaagaataaaatgttttaaaagaaaaaaagccattgcaaagctagttttagatactACGCTAAAAAATGCAGTCaacactatgggggggggggtgccatgcagaatcaaagaTACTAGGGTGGGGTCACACAGCGAAAACcctgccatgtgcagaaataaaaacgtcttttggggcagactttttgcaaggcTTCTTGCCATGCATAATGCATCCAGGTAAAATTTCTCACTGAATTCCCCCCTCCACAGCTACTGCTCCCAACCTTCCTTGCTGCTTTTTTTAGAGCCAAAAGGCTTCGGCATTCCTGTTACAAAACTTCGGCCGCTTTTCTGAATGTAGTTTGAACTGGAAGTCTGGCTAGAATAAAAGGCTGCTTGCTTTCAGGCTTATACCGCCCTCCTGTGTTAATGTGTGCGCGTGCACACATTGTCTCTATGCAATTGCATGTGGAAGTCACTGATAGTGCTGTGAATCCATGGACTGAAACGGGTGTATTCCGCTTAGGCGTGTTGCCGGTGTAAGACCTAGAAAGCAGGAAGGCTCACACCCACAGCTTCTATaaggaaatattttctttcaatGCCTCAGACAAGAAGACCCTGCTAGAAGCTGTGACTGGTGTCTGCAGTGGAGTGCGTCCTGGACTTGAATTGGCATTTATTCCCAATGGCCTGCCTCATCGAAACAAACTGCAGCAGTTGGTTGCTTTGTGCTGGCACCAGGAACCCCGTTACAGGCCTCGTGCAGCAGGTATGTTGGTTCGGCCCTGACAGAGTTATTTGGATTTAGCACAAGCTGTTTTGACACTTGCAGATGCAGAGAAGAGCACACCCATGCGTCATTTTGATCAGCTGCCCGTCTGTGTTGCTCTGTGtcatgaaccaggcagaagacacctctGTAAAGTCACTAGAATATTCACTTCCTCGAGACCACaattgtagtgaaatccaaaaggaatatttattttgtagatTGGAACAGGTAGGCATCAATAAGAACAGTCTGATGAGCAAAttctttggcagagacaaaggatcaatcTCCCCCTTGGGGGTTTTATACTTGGggatgaggaggggggaaggagagcgaGGGGTTCACTAGGTGGGAAAATGCAACAGTTCTCAAGGGAGTAACCGGGAACACACTTTGATCTGAAAGTTGCAAATGTTGAGTCTTCACAGAGCCTGACAAGGTCAGGAAGTGATAAGGGTGAGCTGGTGGGGAGAcgctttggaatgcaaagggaaGCAGAAAGCTAGCAGGGGGGATTTATGCGTTTATGACTCCCAAGGGGGCGAGGGGGTCAGCAGCCTGGGAGTTACCGGGAGAGTACAGCAAAACATGGGTCAGaaaccggggttcatgacactctgtGACTGGTGTGCCAATTCTTTGTGACTTCTTGCATGGGTTCTCTGAAATAATAGTGCAACATCATGGTTTCTGTGCTTGCATGGTAGCTGGAAACCCtgatttggatagcccaggctagctcaatctcatcaaatctcagaagctaagcaaactaGGCCCTGcctaggagatctccaaggaatagacaggcaatggcaagctacccgTGAATGTCTCTTGCATTTAAAAATTTACAAGGTTGCTGTAAATCAGACTTGATAGCAAAAAATGGCAGCTGGAATGCTTTATTTGTAGCCTGCCTTTGGCACAGAGGCTCAAGGTGGGGGTTATGCAGTGAAAGGCGACACAATCAAATAGCAGGAAACCTCTAATAGGCAATGCAACACAGTTAGGACTACAATAATtacaaacaatgcaaaaaaaatagGACCAAGCTATGATGCAACTATATAAAATGGAGCATGGAACAATGCGGCAAGATTCACATAGCACTTGCAATAAGCAGATAATGCCCCTCTTCTGTTTTACATGGTGTGGTAGCCTTCCTGTCCTTTTCTTACCAGCACAGAAGGACttgagactcctgctggttgAAATAAATGCATTGCTTAGGCCCAGGGCATCAGCCTATACCTTCGTCCTCCAACAGTTTATCTCAGACCCTCTTTATCTTTCATCACATGGGTGTTGGTGCTATTGCCTCTGTGCTGGCTCCCAAGATAATAAAGGGACTTTGCAAATGATACAGGTGATTCTTGATCTCAGCATTATATCCAGGATGCCCAGCCCTCAAGGAGGGCTATCAGTTGCAAGGTATGTAAGGTGTCAGGATGTGCAGGGAAGTCTGGACTGTGGAGAGCCCCTTGGAGGTTGCAGCCTCCAAGGAGATGAAGGTGCATGAGTTGCAGCTTGCCAAAACCCTGTGCTTCCGTAAATTAATTAGTCTTCAGGGAGTAAGAGGTATGGGCGGCAGCACCGTATTGGGGGCCCATGTTCTGAAAGCTAGTATGGTGTGTATGGATATGCATGGAATCTAATAAAACAGGGGCATTTGACTGTATATCTACAAGGACCAATATTTGAACATAGTCACACAAATAATGTGTGCATTTTCCTTCTTCTACAGATTGCATGGTGCTGCTACAGGATGTTCTTGGCATGTTTAGCAAGGAGGTGATTTCTGATGCAATCTACAATCTGATTCATGCTAAGGTGAGTGGCACATGTTAGTATCCCATGTGGTGGTTGTGGTGCCTTGCCTTTGGGGCTTAAAAATAAACTTTCTTTAGCTGACATTATAGATCCCCCTCTTCCAGTTCCTTGAAAGAATGAGGTCTTTCCAGCAGTGGACTTGAGTTCCATTTTTTGCTGTGGTACTGTTGTCAATAGTCCACCCCTTTGCACTCTTTAATAACAAGCCTTTTCATGATACGCTTTTCTTTCAGGACTGTGCAACCAATGCTGCCAAAAGCCCAGCTTCTCATGGGCTTGAAATTGATTTGCTCAATTTGGAGGTGAGCACATTCTGTTTGTTTGAGACATTATACTGGAGGATGGGACTGCTCTCTCCTAAGGCTGGTTTTGCCAGCCCTTGAAGTAGTGTACTTTTGCCAGCAAACGTGGAAGGTGGGATCCATTCACGTGTTTTTCCTGGGAGTTCTGACAAATGCACCTTGATATAAACATTGAAATATCAGTAGCTGTTCTATAGAAGGGATGTGGTATGGGTGCAAGCATACTTTTTATAGTATTTGGGGGCTTCTTATGGGTAGTCTGCTTCATgtccccagggatatgtcagtgttgttgttcaTGCTAtgcta
This region of Paroedura picta isolate Pp20150507F chromosome 14, Ppicta_v3.0, whole genome shotgun sequence genomic DNA includes:
- the LOC143823620 gene encoding receptor-interacting serine/threonine-protein kinase 2-like isoform X1, which codes for MQQTHTLAGRGRLRGPGQQPISGGAWPRGWLIRSSARVGGAPGERLASRPRVSGPAESARGRRGFSLNVAKMSSCVPIVSPEDLERITLTRTGFGFILKAFHTLQNADVILKLLTSKNTTDRDLKALLEDVAGIRHVHCERLMPPIGIYQFQGLLGVVSEWMHNGSLHSLIHEHELYLDLPLPLSIRILTDVAEGLSHLHSLEPPILHHSLKPSNVLLDLEYRAKISDYSLPTWRRQQLRSVRQNCNDRSCWDLLYLSPEIIQGGSFSREGDIYSFGMTCWETLSRQKPLEDKKTLLEAVTGVCSGVRPGLELAFIPNGLPHRNKLQQLVALCWHQEPRYRPRAADCMVLLQDVLGMFSKEVISDAIYNLIHAKDCATNAAKSPASHGLEIDLLNLETGSSQYKTSLTKKTTLEKPSLPGIHFESDTPKEAKQTLFTSATPSNTTLGKGSSTCGSQGLGPRHSLPTLLASDPSRNVTIPLRRKSEGWQQPMPVLGADHSTSHSNFPWPGRPFPDLSYKGNCCTILACGRESILSFMTEGRLNHILDVLRSQQILSRTDYETITSFPTVTSRARALLDTCLSLGENAAQTVVAILSASKCSPLARASGPTW
- the LOC143823620 gene encoding receptor-interacting serine/threonine-protein kinase 2-like isoform X2, whose product is MSSCVPIVSPEDLERITLTRTGFGFILKAFHTLQNADVILKLLTSKNTTDRDLKALLEDVAGIRHVHCERLMPPIGIYQFQGLLGVVSEWMHNGSLHSLIHEHELYLDLPLPLSIRILTDVAEGLSHLHSLEPPILHHSLKPSNVLLDLEYRAKISDYSLPTWRRQQLRSVRQNCNDRSCWDLLYLSPEIIQGGSFSREGDIYSFGMTCWETLSRQKPLEDKKTLLEAVTGVCSGVRPGLELAFIPNGLPHRNKLQQLVALCWHQEPRYRPRAADCMVLLQDVLGMFSKEVISDAIYNLIHAKDCATNAAKSPASHGLEIDLLNLETGSSQYKTSLTKKTTLEKPSLPGIHFESDTPKEAKQTLFTSATPSNTTLGKGSSTCGSQGLGPRHSLPTLLASDPSRNVTIPLRRKSEGWQQPMPVLGADHSTSHSNFPWPGRPFPDLSYKGNCCTILACGRESILSFMTEGRLNHILDVLRSQQILSRTDYETITSFPTVTSRARALLDTCLSLGENAAQTVVAILSASKCSPLARASGPTW